A DNA window from Macadamia integrifolia cultivar HAES 741 chromosome 4, SCU_Mint_v3, whole genome shotgun sequence contains the following coding sequences:
- the LOC122076661 gene encoding cystathionine gamma-synthase 1, chloroplastic-like, with product MAVSSCARVLHCSFVCRPDPHFTGNPRTEIPSFSTGKASSLPFHGGSSASSLFFSSGLILKFPPNFVRQLSTKARRNCSNIGVAQVVAASWSNNPSSAVPASATAVNPTITAPLDEISIVPGPQVVVDGDGSNSTTNNVQFKGLAALTASFLRSDGSLSVHAGERLGRVIVTDALTTPIVNTSAYFFKNTDQLIDFKEGHFDSFEYGRYGNPTTVVAEEKLSALEGAESTQLMASGMYASIVMMFALVPAGGHIITTTDCYRKTRIFIETMLPKMGIMVTVIDPADMESLESTLEKHDVTLFFTESPTNPYLRCVDIELVSKLCHSHGALVCVDGTFATPVNQKALALGADIVLHSATKYIGGHNDVLAGYVSGSEKIISEVRKIHHIFGGALNPNAAYLLIRGMKTLHLRVQQQNFTASRMAEILEAHPKVARVHYPGLSSHPEHHIAKQQMTGFGGVVSFEVDGDLMTAKKFIDNLKIPYNAPSFGGCESIVDQPAIMSYWDLKESGRAKVGIKESLIRFSFGIEDFEDLKADILHALEAI from the exons ATGGCCGTTTCCAGCTGCGCTAGGGTTCTCCATTGTTCTTTTGTCTGCCGCCCAGATCCCCATTTCACCGGCAACCCTCGCACTGAGATCCCTTCGTTCTCTACTGGAAAGGCCAGCTCGCTTCCTTTCCACGGAGGATCATCGGCTTCCTCTCTGTTCTTCTCCTCGGGTCTTATCCTCAAGTTCCCTCCCAATTTCGTTCGCCAGCTTAGCACCAAAGCCCGGAGGAATTGCAGCAACATCGGCGTGGCCCAAGTCGTTGCGGCTTCGTGGTCGAACAATCCTTCTTCTGCTGTACCTGCTTCTGCTACCGCCGTTAACCCCACCATCACTGCTCCCCTCGACGAGATCAGTATCGTCCCTGGTCCCCAGGTGGTGGTCGATGGTGATGGTTCTAACAGTACCACTAATAATGTACAGTTTAAGGGTTTGGCCGCTTTAACGGCCTCATTTTTGCGCTCCGATGGGAGCCTCTCTGTTCATGCCG GTGAAAGATTGGGGCGCGTTATAGTTACTGATGCACTCACCACCCCTATTGTCAATACTTCTGCCTACTTCTTTAAAAATACTGACCAGCTAATTGATTTCAAG GAGGGTCACTTTGATAGTTTTGAGTATGGGCGCTATGGAAATCCAACTACGGTGGTTGCTGAGGAAAAGCTAAG TGCACTGGAAGGGGCTGAATCAACACAGTTGATGGCATCAGGAATGTATGCAAGTATAGTTATGATGTTTGCATTGGTTCCAGCTGGTGGTCATATCATAACGACTACAGATTGCTACAGGAAGACTAGAATATTTATTGAAACAATGCTCCCCAAAATGGGAATCATG GTTACCGTTATTGACCCAGCTGATATGGAGTCCCTGGAAAGTACACTTGAAAAGCATGAT GTAACTCTTTTCTTTACAGAATCtccaaccaatccatacctccGATGTGTTGACATTGAGTTGGTTTCAAAGCTTTGCCATAGCCATGGTGCACTGGTGTGTGTGGATGGAACATTTGCCACGCCTGTAAACCAGAAGGCCCTTGCCCTTGGTGCGGACATTGTTCTACACTCTGCAACAAAGTACATTGGAGGTCACAATGAT GTTCTTGCAGGTTACGTTAGTGGTTCTGAAAAAATAATATCTGAAGTTCGTAAGATTcatcatatttttggtggtgcTCTTAATCCT aATGCTGCGTATCTCCTTATCCGAGGCATGAAGACATTGCATCTTCGTGtacaacaacaaaattttaCAGCGTCGAGGATGGCTGAGATTTTAGAGGCACATCCTAAG GTGGCACGTGTCCATTATCCTGGCTTGTCTAGTCACCCAGAACATCACATAGCCAAGCAACAGATGACTGGTTTTGGTGGTGTTGTTAGTTTTGAG GTTGACGGAGACTTGATGACTGCTAAGAAATTCATTGACAACTTAAAAATACCCTATAATGCCCCATCCTTTGGTGGCTGTGAGAGCATTGTAGATCAGCCTGCAATCATGTCTTACTG GGATCTGAAAGAGTCGGGAAGAGCTAAGGTTGGCATCAAGGAGAGCTTGATAAGGTTCAGCTTTGGAATTGAGGATTTTGAAGACTTGAAGGCTGATATACTCCATGCTTTAGAGGCTATATAG
- the LOC122076660 gene encoding phosphate transporter PHO1 homolog 3-like isoform X1 encodes MKFGKEFASQMVPEWQYAYMDYNYLKTLLKEIRRFKQRTKPPVTTPAGLKRKLTMYRAFSGLIHRHVKSPNGGPGGDIEDQVILVRAMQSDQGSSSDHVNYQSNFLMSAEEGGEYELLYFRRLDDELNKVNKFYRDKVDEVLKEAAQLNKQMDALIAFRIKAENPNIDGIGDFENFDRNVEMCHLASGVAASTAALNASTPCRAKSTKGYMGIIEEVEPSNRDDAEGYMDVIEEFLLNNGVNSGDTSADTDVNEHKATNSSVCEERPDSIKGSRPTRLQILNHVKLNNTLETPRSTIKGILKISMNRELNPKDLNKVERQLKRTFIEFYQKLRLLKSYSFLNLLAFSKIMKKYDKITSRSAARAYLSMVDDSYLGSSDEVTRLMERVEATFIKHFSNSNHRKGINILRPKEKRERHRTTFSIGFLAGGTTALLVALLLIIHARHILYKEGSSQYMETMFPLYSLFGFVVLHMVMYGMNIYFWRRYRVNHPFIFGVKQGTELGYREVFLLSSCLAVLAFASVLANLDMEMDPITKDFKALTELVPLGLVCLVLAITFCPFDIIYRSSRFFLLRCALHCISAPLYKVTLADFFLADQLTSQVQSFRSLEFYICYYGWGDYKMRTNNCKNYDVYTTFFYIVAVVPFWFRFLQCIRRWLEEKDPMQGYNGLKYFSIILSIVMRTAYSMNKGMLWQVFAVITSAIAAIVSTYWDLVFDWGLLQRNSKNQWLRDKLLISHKSIYFGAMILDVILRFAWLQTVLDFKVSFLHREAMIAVVASLEIIRRGIWNFFRLENEHLNNVGKFRAFKSVPLPFNCDEDEDEDEDN; translated from the exons ATGAAGTTTGGGAAGGAGTTTGCATCACAAATGGTGCCAGAATGGCAATATGCATACATGGATTACAACTATCTCAAGACTCTCCTCAAAGAGATCAGACGCTTCAAGCAAAGAACTAAGCCTCCGGTAACCACTCCGGCCGGCCTAAAGCGGAAGCTGACCATGTACAGAGCTTTCAGTGGCCTAATACATAGGCATGTCAAGAGCCCCAATGGCGGCCCCGGTGGAGACATTGAGGATCAGGTTATACTAGTAAGAGCTATGCAGAGTGATCAGGGCTCATCATCTGATCATGTCAATTACCAGTCAAACTTTCTCATGTCGGCCGAGGAAGGTGGAGAGTACGAGCTGTTGTACTTCAGGAGGCTGGATGATGAGCTCAACAAGGTCAACAAGTTCTATAGGGATAAGGTTGATGAGGTCCTTAAGGAGGCTGCCCAGTTGAATAAGCAAATGGATGCTTTGATTGCGTTTCGGATTAAGGCTGAGAATCCCAACATCGATGGCATCGGTGACTTCGAGAACTTCGATCGTAATGTTGAGATGTGCCACCTTGCTTCTGGTGTCGCTGCCTCCACTGCCGCATTGAATGCCTCTACTCCCTGCCGTGCTAAATCCACTA AAGGGTACATGGGCATAATAGAAGAAGTTGAACCGAGCAACAGAGATGATGCAGAAGGGTACATGGACGTAATAGAAGAATTTTTATTGAACAATGGAGTGAATTCTGGTGACACAAGTGCAGATACAGATGTCAATGAGCACAAAGCTACCAACTCTAGTGTTTGTGAAGAGAGACCAGACAGCATCAAGGGCTCTAGACCAACCCGTTTACAAATCCTTAACCATGTGAAGCTCAACAACACACTTGAGACTCCCCGCTCCACCATTAAAGGCATTCTAAAGATCTCCATGAACAGAGAGCTGAATCCTAAGGACCTGAATAAAGTTGAAAGACAACTGAAGCGAACATTCATCGAATTCTATCAGAAGCTTCGACTTCTTAAGAGCTACAG CTTTTTGAATCTCTTGGCATTCTCAAAGATCATGAAGAAATATGACAAG ATCACTTCAAGAAGTGCAGCGAGGGCTTACCTAAGCATGGTTGATGACTCCTATCTTGGCAGCTCCGATGAG GTCACTAGGCTCATGGAGAGAGTGGAAGCTACCTTCATCAAGCACTTCTCAAACTCAAACCACAGAAAAGGCATAAACATCCTAAgaccaaaagaaaagagagaaagacatAGAACAACATTTTCCATCG GCTTCTTAGCTGGTGGCACCACAGCTCTACTAGTGGCTCTTCTTTTGATTATACATGCAAGACATATCCTGTACAAGGAAGGGAGTTCCCAATACATGGAAACCATGTTTCCACTCTACAG CTTGTTTGGATTTGTTGTCCTACACATGGTCATGTATGGTATGAATATATACTTTTGGAGGCGCTACCGAGTCAATCATCCCTTCATATTTGGAGTAAAACAAGGAACTGAGTTGGGTTACCGAGAAGTCTTCCTCCTCAGCTCATGTCTTGCAGTACTTGCATTTGCCAGTGTGCTGGCAAACCTAGACATGGAGATGGATCCGATTACAAAAGATTTCAAGGCGCTCACTGAACTAGTCCCTCTGGGATTAGTTTGT CTAGTACTTGCCATAACATTTTGTCCATTTGACATTATATACCGTTCAAGTCGCTTCTTCCTACTCCGATGTGCTCTACACTGTATCAGTGCCCCTCTCTACAAG GTTACTCTTGCAGATTTTTTCCTAGCAGACCAGCTAACTAGCCAG GTCCAATCCTTCAGAAGTCTGGAGTTCTACATCTGCTACTATGGTTGGGGAGACTACAAAATGAGAACAAACAACTGCAAAAATTATGATGTCTACACTACTTTCTTTTATATAGTGGCTGTAGTTCCCTTTTGGTTCCGATTCCTTCAG TGCATCCGCCGGTGGTTAGAAGAGAAAGACCCAATGCAAGGATACAATGGGCTAAAatacttctccatcattttatCCATTGTTATGAGGACAGCTTATAGTATGAATAAGGGAATGCTTTGGCAGGTGTTTGCTGTGATCACCTCCGCCATTGCCGCAATTGTGAGCACCTATTGGGACCTTGTTTTTGACTGGGGGCTTCTACAACGTAACTCAAAGAATCAATGGTTGAGAGACAAGCTTCTTATCTCTCATAAAAGCATATATTTCGGAGCCATG ATCTTGGATGTTATACTCAGATTTGCCTGGCTGCAAACTGTTTTGGACTTTAAAGTATCTTTCCTACATAGAGAAGCAATGATTGCGGTAGTGGCAAGTCTAGAGATAATTCGTCGTGGCATTTGGAATTTCTTCAG GTTGGAGAATGAACACCTGAACAATGTTGGGAAGTTTCGCGCCTTCAAGTCAGTACCTCTGCCATTTAATTGTGATGAGGATGAAGACGAAGATGAAGACAATTAA
- the LOC122076660 gene encoding phosphate transporter PHO1 homolog 3-like isoform X2 has product MKFGKEFASQMVPEWQYAYMDYNYLKTLLKEIRRFKQRTKPPVTTPAGLKRKLTMYRAFSGLIHRHVKSPNGGPGGDIEDQVILVRAMQSDQGSSSDHVNYQSNFLMSAEEGGEYELLYFRRLDDELNKVNKFYRDKVDEVLKEAAQLNKQMDALIAFRIKAENPNIDGIGDFENFDRNVEMCHLASGVAASTAALNASTPCRAKSTKGYMGIIEEVEPSNRDDAEGYMDVIEEFLLNNGVNSGDTSADTDVNEHKATNSSVCEERPDSIKGSRPTRLQILNHVKLNNTLETPRSTIKGILKISMNRELNPKDLNKVERQLKRTFIEFYQKLRLLKSYSFLNLLAFSKIMKKYDKITSRSAARAYLSMVDDSYLGSSDEVTRLMERVEATFIKHFSNSNHRKGINILRPKEKRERHRTTFSIGFLAGGTTALLVALLLIIHARHILYKEGSSQYMETMFPLYSLFGFVVLHMVMYGMNIYFWRRYRVNHPFIFGVKQGTELGYREVFLLSSCLAVLAFASVLANLDMEMDPITKDFKALTELVPLGLVCLVLAITFCPFDIIYRSSRFFLLRCALHCISAPLYKVTLADFFLADQLTSQVQSFRSLEFYICYYGWGDYKMRTNNCKNYDVYTTFFYIVAVVPFWFRFLQVFAVITSAIAAIVSTYWDLVFDWGLLQRNSKNQWLRDKLLISHKSIYFGAMILDVILRFAWLQTVLDFKVSFLHREAMIAVVASLEIIRRGIWNFFRLENEHLNNVGKFRAFKSVPLPFNCDEDEDEDEDN; this is encoded by the exons ATGAAGTTTGGGAAGGAGTTTGCATCACAAATGGTGCCAGAATGGCAATATGCATACATGGATTACAACTATCTCAAGACTCTCCTCAAAGAGATCAGACGCTTCAAGCAAAGAACTAAGCCTCCGGTAACCACTCCGGCCGGCCTAAAGCGGAAGCTGACCATGTACAGAGCTTTCAGTGGCCTAATACATAGGCATGTCAAGAGCCCCAATGGCGGCCCCGGTGGAGACATTGAGGATCAGGTTATACTAGTAAGAGCTATGCAGAGTGATCAGGGCTCATCATCTGATCATGTCAATTACCAGTCAAACTTTCTCATGTCGGCCGAGGAAGGTGGAGAGTACGAGCTGTTGTACTTCAGGAGGCTGGATGATGAGCTCAACAAGGTCAACAAGTTCTATAGGGATAAGGTTGATGAGGTCCTTAAGGAGGCTGCCCAGTTGAATAAGCAAATGGATGCTTTGATTGCGTTTCGGATTAAGGCTGAGAATCCCAACATCGATGGCATCGGTGACTTCGAGAACTTCGATCGTAATGTTGAGATGTGCCACCTTGCTTCTGGTGTCGCTGCCTCCACTGCCGCATTGAATGCCTCTACTCCCTGCCGTGCTAAATCCACTA AAGGGTACATGGGCATAATAGAAGAAGTTGAACCGAGCAACAGAGATGATGCAGAAGGGTACATGGACGTAATAGAAGAATTTTTATTGAACAATGGAGTGAATTCTGGTGACACAAGTGCAGATACAGATGTCAATGAGCACAAAGCTACCAACTCTAGTGTTTGTGAAGAGAGACCAGACAGCATCAAGGGCTCTAGACCAACCCGTTTACAAATCCTTAACCATGTGAAGCTCAACAACACACTTGAGACTCCCCGCTCCACCATTAAAGGCATTCTAAAGATCTCCATGAACAGAGAGCTGAATCCTAAGGACCTGAATAAAGTTGAAAGACAACTGAAGCGAACATTCATCGAATTCTATCAGAAGCTTCGACTTCTTAAGAGCTACAG CTTTTTGAATCTCTTGGCATTCTCAAAGATCATGAAGAAATATGACAAG ATCACTTCAAGAAGTGCAGCGAGGGCTTACCTAAGCATGGTTGATGACTCCTATCTTGGCAGCTCCGATGAG GTCACTAGGCTCATGGAGAGAGTGGAAGCTACCTTCATCAAGCACTTCTCAAACTCAAACCACAGAAAAGGCATAAACATCCTAAgaccaaaagaaaagagagaaagacatAGAACAACATTTTCCATCG GCTTCTTAGCTGGTGGCACCACAGCTCTACTAGTGGCTCTTCTTTTGATTATACATGCAAGACATATCCTGTACAAGGAAGGGAGTTCCCAATACATGGAAACCATGTTTCCACTCTACAG CTTGTTTGGATTTGTTGTCCTACACATGGTCATGTATGGTATGAATATATACTTTTGGAGGCGCTACCGAGTCAATCATCCCTTCATATTTGGAGTAAAACAAGGAACTGAGTTGGGTTACCGAGAAGTCTTCCTCCTCAGCTCATGTCTTGCAGTACTTGCATTTGCCAGTGTGCTGGCAAACCTAGACATGGAGATGGATCCGATTACAAAAGATTTCAAGGCGCTCACTGAACTAGTCCCTCTGGGATTAGTTTGT CTAGTACTTGCCATAACATTTTGTCCATTTGACATTATATACCGTTCAAGTCGCTTCTTCCTACTCCGATGTGCTCTACACTGTATCAGTGCCCCTCTCTACAAG GTTACTCTTGCAGATTTTTTCCTAGCAGACCAGCTAACTAGCCAG GTCCAATCCTTCAGAAGTCTGGAGTTCTACATCTGCTACTATGGTTGGGGAGACTACAAAATGAGAACAAACAACTGCAAAAATTATGATGTCTACACTACTTTCTTTTATATAGTGGCTGTAGTTCCCTTTTGGTTCCGATTCCTTCAG GTGTTTGCTGTGATCACCTCCGCCATTGCCGCAATTGTGAGCACCTATTGGGACCTTGTTTTTGACTGGGGGCTTCTACAACGTAACTCAAAGAATCAATGGTTGAGAGACAAGCTTCTTATCTCTCATAAAAGCATATATTTCGGAGCCATG ATCTTGGATGTTATACTCAGATTTGCCTGGCTGCAAACTGTTTTGGACTTTAAAGTATCTTTCCTACATAGAGAAGCAATGATTGCGGTAGTGGCAAGTCTAGAGATAATTCGTCGTGGCATTTGGAATTTCTTCAG GTTGGAGAATGAACACCTGAACAATGTTGGGAAGTTTCGCGCCTTCAAGTCAGTACCTCTGCCATTTAATTGTGATGAGGATGAAGACGAAGATGAAGACAATTAA